One stretch of Pigmentiphaga aceris DNA includes these proteins:
- the pfkB gene encoding 1-phosphofructokinase — MARILTITLNPAFDVTIRLPVMEPGEVNRSSAVSTHPAGKGINVARVLADLGHTVTVSGFLGQDNAGPFEALFAEYRMTDAFVRVPGETRSNIKIAEDSGRVTDVNGPGPQIDETMQAALRKQLQAIAPGHDAVVIAGSLPRGVEPVWLAALITELGQLGLRVAVDTSGAALQAALRAKPWLVKPNAEELAHALGQPAEDESSLHTLAAQLRALGIQHVVASQGAQGVCWFGDGLALSAKPPRVTVLSTVGAGDSLLAGMVHGLLSDMPPERALALATAIAAHAVTQVGVGVRDVSKITELEQQVEVRPLARDAHASRP, encoded by the coding sequence ATGGCGCGCATTCTGACAATCACGCTCAACCCCGCATTTGACGTGACCATTCGCCTGCCGGTGATGGAGCCGGGCGAGGTCAACCGGTCGAGCGCCGTGAGCACGCATCCGGCTGGCAAGGGCATCAACGTGGCACGTGTGCTGGCTGACTTGGGCCACACGGTAACGGTGTCGGGCTTCCTGGGACAGGACAACGCCGGGCCGTTCGAAGCCTTGTTCGCTGAATACCGGATGACCGATGCGTTTGTCCGCGTGCCCGGCGAGACCCGCAGCAATATCAAGATCGCCGAGGACAGCGGCCGTGTCACCGACGTGAACGGTCCCGGCCCGCAGATCGACGAGACCATGCAGGCGGCACTGCGCAAGCAATTGCAGGCCATTGCCCCGGGCCACGATGCCGTGGTGATCGCGGGCAGCCTGCCGCGTGGTGTGGAACCCGTCTGGCTGGCTGCATTGATTACGGAACTTGGTCAGCTGGGCCTGCGGGTTGCAGTCGATACCAGCGGCGCGGCCTTGCAAGCGGCGCTGCGGGCCAAGCCTTGGTTGGTCAAGCCTAACGCCGAGGAACTGGCGCATGCACTGGGCCAGCCCGCGGAAGATGAAAGCAGCCTGCACACGCTGGCTGCGCAACTGCGCGCACTGGGCATTCAGCACGTGGTGGCGTCGCAAGGGGCGCAAGGCGTGTGCTGGTTTGGCGATGGCTTGGCGCTCAGCGCCAAGCCACCTCGTGTGACAGTGCTGAGCACCGTGGGCGCAGGCGATTCGCTGCTGGCCGGCATGGTGCACGGTCTGCTATCCGACATGCCCCCCGAACGCGCGCTGGCCCTGGCCACTGCAATTGCCGCCCATGCCGTCACCCAGGTGGGTGTCGGCGTGCGCGATGTTTCCAAGATTACTGAACTCGAACAGCAGGTGGAAGTACGGCCGCTGGCGCGCGATGCCCATGCGAGCCGCCCATGA